The Catellatospora citrea DNA segment CGGCGGACGCCTCGGAGCGGCAGTGGGACCCGGCCGAGCCGATCCGGCTGCCCGAGGGCACCGACGCGGTGGTGAACCTGTGCGGGGTCGGCGTGAGCGACCGCCGCTGGACCGACGAATACCAGGCGCTGATCCTGTCCAGCCGGGTGGTGCCGACCGCGACGCTGGCCCGCGCGGTCGCCGCGCAGCGCGTTCCGATCCTGGTCAACGCCTCCGGGGTGGGCTACTACGGCGACACCGGCGACCGCGAGGTGACCGAGCTGTCCCCGGCCGGGGACGACTTCCTCGCCGGGATCTCCCGGCACTGGGAGCAGGCCACCTCGCCGGCCGCGGCCGCGGGGGCCCGGGTGTCGCTGCTGCGCACCGGCTACCCGCTGCACCGCGACGGCGGCTTCCTCAAGGCGCAGCTGGTGCCGTTCAAGATGGGCATCGGCGGCCGGCTGGGCAACGGACGGCAGTGGGTGCCGTGGATCTCGCTGTTCGACTGGCTGGCCGCGACGCAGTTCATCCTGGACAACGACCAGGTCGAGGGACCGGTGAACATGGTCGGCCCCGCACCGGTGACCAACGCCCAGTTCACCAAGGCGTTCGGCGCGGAGCTGCACCGGCCCACGGTGATGCCGATCCCCAAGGCCGCCCTCAAGATTCTCTACGGCGAGTTCGGCAACGAGGCATACCGCAGCCTGCGCGCCATGCCCGGCGCCCTGACCGCGGCCGGCTTCCCGTTCCGCCACCGCACCGTCACCCAGGCCCTGCACGCCGCCCTCACCGATCCCATCCCGGCGTGACCAGACCGCGCTTCACATGAACGTTGGCCTATCCGGATGAGAACGATCGCGAAGAACTCATCCAGATAGGCCGACGTCTGTTCAAGCCCGGAGTGGGGGACGTTCAGGCCGTCAGCACTGGCCGTCGGCGATGACGTAGTAGTTGGGGGCGGTCTGCTTCAGGGTGTGGGTGTAGAAGGTGTTGTAGAGGCCCATGTTCTGGTTCGAGCCGTTGGCGTAGGTGTAGCCGAGCGAGTGGTACGCCCGACCCGCCGCGACCTGGGCGTAGTTGCTGGCGGTGAAGCAGGCCGCGGTGGCGGCCGTGGTCGCGGGGACGGCCGCCGACTGGCCGCCCTCGACACCGGCGGAGTTCACCGCGCTGACCGTGTAGCTGTAGGTCGTGGACGCGGCCAGGCCGGTGTTGGTGTACGCGGTCGCGCCGACCGGGGCGGACGTGACCTTCACGCCGCCGCGGTACACGTGGTAGCCGGTCGCGCCGGAGACCGCCGCCCAGGACAGCGACACGCTGGTGTCGGTGACCGAGGTGACGGTCAGCCCGGTGGGGGCGGCGGGGCCGGGCGGCGGGGTGGCCGAGGTCGTCGCCGAGACGGCACCGGACGTGGGACCCTCCCCGGCCGCGTTCACGGCGCGGACCGTGTAGCTGTACGTCGTCGACGCGGTCAGCCCCGTGTCGGTGTAGGAAGTCCCGGACACCGGGGACGCGGTCACCTTCGTGCCGCCGCGGTAGACGTGGTAGCCGGTCGCGCCGGAGACCGCGGCCCAGGACAGGCTGACGCTGACGTTCGTGGTGCCGGTGACGGTCAGCCCCGTGGGCGCGCCCGGCGGCGTCGTCGCGGTGTTGTCGAGGCCGAAGTACACCGCGTCGCGGTACGCCGAGCAGATGGTGTCGAGGAAGTAGGAGGTCGCGGTGCCGCACTGGTCGATGCCGCTGCCCGGGTCGACCGGGGTGCCGTGACCCATACCCGCGACCTTGTAGAGCCGCACCACGTCGCTGCCGTAGGTCTCCAGCGTGGTGCCGGCG contains these protein-coding regions:
- a CDS encoding extracellular catalytic domain type 1 short-chain-length polyhydroxyalkanoate depolymerase; protein product: MPRLTAPRLLRAAFAVLIGLAGAAVAAAPAQAATLTQVSSFGSNPGNLAMYSYRPDNLPAGRPVVVLLHGCTQNASGYFTNSGWRKYADLWGFSLIVAEQKSANNSLTCFNWFQAGDIARGAGEALSVKQMVDHAVANLGADASRVYVSGLSAGGAMSAVMLATYPDVFKAGSVVAGIPYNCGTVCQSAAQSKTPQQWGTLVRNAYSGYAGPWPRVAIWQGQSDSTVVPANGTELMTQWTNVHGVTQTPTGTTSLPAGTTLETYGSDVVRLYKVAGMGHGTPVDPGSGIDQCGTATSYFLDTICSAYRDAVYFGLDNTATTPPGAPTGLTVTGTTNVSVSLSWAAVSGATGYHVYRGGTKVTASPVSGTSYTDTGLTASTTYSYTVRAVNAAGEGPTSGAVSATTSATPPPGPAAPTGLTVTSVTDTSVSLSWAAVSGATGYHVYRGGVKVTSAPVGATAYTNTGLAASTTYSYTVSAVNSAGVEGGQSAAVPATTAATAACFTASNYAQVAAGRAYHSLGYTYANGSNQNMGLYNTFYTHTLKQTAPNYYVIADGQC
- a CDS encoding TIGR01777 family oxidoreductase yields the protein MRIVVAGASGFLGQPLVSTLRSSGHEVVQLVRRPAADASERQWDPAEPIRLPEGTDAVVNLCGVGVSDRRWTDEYQALILSSRVVPTATLARAVAAQRVPILVNASGVGYYGDTGDREVTELSPAGDDFLAGISRHWEQATSPAAAAGARVSLLRTGYPLHRDGGFLKAQLVPFKMGIGGRLGNGRQWVPWISLFDWLAATQFILDNDQVEGPVNMVGPAPVTNAQFTKAFGAELHRPTVMPIPKAALKILYGEFGNEAYRSLRAMPGALTAAGFPFRHRTVTQALHAALTDPIPA